One window of Marinobacter sp. SS13-12 genomic DNA carries:
- a CDS encoding plastocyanin/azurin family copper-binding protein, which translates to MNASKLIVAAVAMSMSAVTLAAGAHGGGHGASSGEPGKASEASRTITVEMYDNYYEPEEINIEPGETVRFVVKNEGSLVHEFNIGTPSMHEGHQKEMMMMVEHGVIQGGKLNQNMMNMDMGNGKTMKHDDPNSVLLEPGQSKEVVWKFTEKGDIEFACNVPGHYQAGMYGDVNFE; encoded by the coding sequence ATGAATGCATCCAAGTTGATTGTCGCAGCCGTTGCCATGTCGATGTCGGCAGTGACCCTCGCCGCCGGTGCCCACGGCGGTGGCCACGGGGCCAGCAGTGGCGAACCGGGCAAGGCATCAGAAGCCTCGCGCACGATTACCGTCGAAATGTACGACAACTACTACGAACCGGAAGAAATCAATATTGAACCTGGCGAAACCGTACGCTTTGTCGTCAAGAACGAGGGCAGTCTGGTCCACGAGTTCAACATTGGCACCCCTTCCATGCATGAGGGCCATCAGAAGGAAATGATGATGATGGTTGAACATGGCGTGATCCAGGGCGGAAAGCTCAATCAGAACATGATGAATATGGATATGGGCAACGGTAAAACCATGAAGCATGACGATCCGAACAGCGTGTTGCTGGAACCGGGTCAAAGTAAGGAAGTTGTCTGGAAATTTACCGAAAAGGGCGATATCGAGTTTGCCTGTAACGTGCCGGGGCACTACCAGGCGGGCATGTACGGTGACGTTAACTTTGAGTGA
- a CDS encoding response regulator transcription factor: MRLLLVEDDRLLADGLSGQLEKAGFSVDTTYTAREAMVLGEQENYRAVILDLGLPDGNGLDILRKWRKNRIAFPVLILTARGDWHDKVEGLKAGADDYLAKPFQTEELIARLNAIVRRSEGRIHSMVKAGRYELDENRQSLKSDDGTEHSLTGTEFRLLRCLMSRPGHVFSKEQLMEQLYNLNDTPNENVIEAYIRRLRKLVGNDAISTRRGQGYLFNDTV, translated from the coding sequence ATGCGATTACTGCTCGTTGAAGATGACCGTTTGCTGGCTGATGGATTGAGCGGCCAGCTCGAAAAGGCGGGATTCAGCGTTGATACGACCTACACGGCCAGAGAAGCCATGGTTCTGGGAGAACAGGAGAATTATCGAGCTGTTATCCTTGATCTTGGCCTGCCCGATGGCAACGGTCTGGACATCCTGCGAAAGTGGAGAAAAAATCGTATCGCCTTTCCAGTGCTCATCCTGACCGCTCGTGGAGACTGGCACGACAAGGTGGAAGGGCTCAAAGCGGGGGCCGATGACTATTTGGCGAAACCCTTTCAGACCGAAGAACTGATCGCCCGCCTGAATGCCATTGTGCGTCGAAGCGAAGGCCGAATTCACTCGATGGTGAAAGCCGGGCGATATGAGTTGGACGAAAATCGCCAGAGCCTGAAGTCGGACGATGGCACTGAACACAGTTTGACCGGCACTGAATTTCGCCTTCTACGCTGCCTGATGAGCCGCCCGGGCCATGTGTTTTCGAAAGAGCAGTTAATGGAACAGCTCTACAACCTGAACGACACCCCGAATGAGAACGTGATCGAAGCTTACATTCGCAGATTACGAAAACTGGTTGGCAACGACGCCATTTCAACCCGTCGCGGCCAGGGGTACCTGTTCAATGACACTGTTTAG
- a CDS encoding ATP-binding protein encodes MTLFRKPKSVKGTLLVLLLPAGIALMGLAWLVHGLLLDRMSREFVETRLKDEVAFLEHQIRDSGGKLDSLQTGDYFQEVFHHAFAIHAPSKTILSPDSWAPVLRSMIESGQDGTLRVQGLESAGAPEDILAYRKTFRLGETPIVVIVSEDLGALKRSQAELHAWTAIVSVLLILLLVAVIWFGINLSMRPVVELKATLKRLQNGEVSRIHVQAPEEFRPLVQQLNQLLDSLDQRLERSRDALANLSHSVKTPIAAVRQVLEDTSRPLPNELRLQLTARLNDIDKQLEAEMRRSRFAGPQVGKSAYPLKQARDLLWMLGRLYPEKSFELSSSLPEDVRWPIEEHDLNEIMGNLLDNAGKWSERCVELSLAQHSGTLHIGVIDDGPGVADAEIGKLGQRGLRLDEQTPGHGLGLAIVREIVERYGGTLHFTAAKKSGLCATIDIPSAILAAS; translated from the coding sequence ATGACACTGTTTAGAAAGCCCAAATCCGTCAAGGGCACCCTGCTGGTACTGCTGTTGCCTGCGGGCATCGCTCTGATGGGGCTGGCCTGGCTGGTTCATGGTCTGCTGCTGGACCGCATGTCACGGGAATTCGTAGAAACACGCCTAAAGGATGAAGTTGCTTTCCTGGAACACCAAATCCGTGATTCTGGCGGTAAGCTGGATAGTCTCCAGACCGGTGATTACTTTCAGGAAGTCTTCCACCACGCCTTTGCCATCCACGCTCCTTCCAAAACCATCCTGTCACCAGATTCCTGGGCGCCGGTACTGAGGTCGATGATCGAATCCGGGCAGGACGGAACCCTTCGTGTACAGGGGTTGGAAAGTGCCGGGGCGCCGGAGGATATTCTTGCGTATCGCAAAACATTTCGCCTGGGCGAGACCCCCATCGTAGTGATTGTGTCGGAGGATCTGGGCGCACTAAAACGCAGCCAGGCCGAGCTGCATGCCTGGACCGCCATCGTCTCCGTATTGCTGATTCTGCTTCTGGTTGCGGTGATCTGGTTCGGGATCAACCTGTCCATGCGGCCCGTTGTCGAGCTGAAGGCCACATTAAAAAGGCTCCAGAACGGCGAGGTTTCGCGGATTCATGTGCAGGCGCCCGAGGAATTTCGCCCGCTGGTTCAACAACTCAACCAGCTACTCGATTCCTTGGATCAGCGCCTGGAACGTTCCAGGGATGCGCTGGCTAACCTGTCTCACAGCGTCAAGACTCCCATTGCAGCCGTCCGGCAGGTACTTGAGGACACGAGCCGCCCGCTTCCCAATGAACTCCGGCTCCAGTTGACGGCGAGACTCAACGACATCGACAAACAGCTTGAAGCCGAAATGCGACGAAGTCGTTTTGCCGGACCACAGGTCGGGAAAAGCGCCTACCCACTGAAACAGGCACGGGACCTGCTCTGGATGCTGGGGCGACTGTACCCGGAAAAATCCTTTGAACTGTCGAGCTCTCTGCCAGAGGACGTCCGCTGGCCGATTGAGGAGCACGACCTGAATGAAATTATGGGTAATCTTCTGGACAACGCTGGCAAATGGTCAGAACGCTGCGTGGAGCTGTCATTGGCGCAACACTCCGGAACACTGCACATAGGTGTTATCGACGATGGGCCGGGCGTTGCTGACGCCGAAATCGGCAAGCTGGGTCAACGGGGATTGCGGCTGGACGAACAAACACCGGGCCATGGCCTCGGGCTCGCCATCGTTCGGGAAATCGTCGAACGCTACGGAGGAACCCTCCACTTTACGGCCGCTAAGAAAAGCGGTTTGTGCGCGACAATCGACATTCCCTCTGCGATATTGGCCGCCAGTTAG
- a CDS encoding MFS transporter translates to MLGILQHRIYRHLFFAQVVALLGTGLATVALSLLAFDLAGKDAGQVLGTAMAIKMVAYVLIAPLASALAERMPRRMMLVSLDLVRAATALALPFVSEIWEVYVLIAVLQSASAAFTPTFQSTIPDTLPNEDDYTKALSLSRLAYDLENLVSPALAGLILLATSWQALLSGTVVGFIASALLVVSVVLPSGSAPQKRRGVFERARRGFRIFFATPRLRGLMALNVVVSMAGSMVIVNTVVIVRGSFGLTEQHTAMAFAAFGGGSMLAAIALPTLLKRWKDRPVMLTGAWVLLGGLGAALFADSIETLLPVWVFLGTGFSTVQTPIGRLLTQSSHGEDRPALFAAQFSLSHAGWLFAYPLAGWLGSSAGIQLTLMLLATLGLAFLIAAIRLWPADDPLVLAHSHADLPSNHPHRVESGPEHSHRYVIDELHPRWPGY, encoded by the coding sequence ATGTTAGGGATTCTCCAGCACCGAATCTATCGCCATCTGTTTTTCGCTCAGGTGGTGGCCCTTCTGGGAACTGGATTGGCGACGGTGGCCTTGAGCCTGCTGGCGTTTGATTTGGCAGGGAAGGACGCAGGCCAGGTGTTGGGCACCGCGATGGCCATAAAAATGGTGGCCTATGTGCTGATCGCACCGCTGGCCTCAGCGCTTGCCGAGAGAATGCCCCGCCGGATGATGCTGGTGTCGCTGGATCTGGTGCGAGCGGCTACCGCCCTGGCGTTACCGTTCGTTTCGGAAATCTGGGAGGTGTATGTCCTAATTGCGGTACTTCAGTCCGCGTCTGCCGCGTTCACCCCTACATTTCAGTCCACCATTCCGGACACGCTCCCGAACGAGGACGACTACACCAAAGCCTTGTCTCTTTCTCGTCTCGCCTATGATCTTGAGAATCTGGTGAGCCCGGCTTTGGCTGGGTTAATCCTGCTGGCGACCAGTTGGCAGGCGCTGCTCTCCGGCACGGTCGTGGGTTTCATTGCGTCTGCATTACTGGTGGTGTCTGTGGTTTTGCCATCCGGTTCTGCACCCCAAAAACGTCGTGGGGTTTTTGAGCGGGCGCGCCGGGGGTTCCGCATCTTCTTTGCTACGCCACGTCTTAGAGGCCTGATGGCATTGAACGTCGTGGTCAGCATGGCTGGCTCGATGGTGATTGTGAACACTGTCGTGATTGTGCGTGGCAGCTTCGGCCTGACGGAGCAGCACACCGCCATGGCGTTTGCCGCTTTTGGCGGCGGCTCCATGCTTGCGGCCATCGCGTTGCCCACACTGCTCAAACGATGGAAGGATCGCCCGGTCATGCTGACAGGGGCGTGGGTGTTACTCGGTGGCCTGGGAGCGGCCCTGTTTGCCGATTCGATTGAAACGTTGTTGCCAGTGTGGGTCTTCCTTGGCACAGGCTTCTCAACAGTGCAGACGCCGATTGGCCGGCTGCTTACCCAATCCTCTCACGGCGAAGATCGGCCGGCTCTTTTCGCTGCTCAGTTTTCCTTATCCCATGCAGGCTGGCTGTTCGCCTACCCACTGGCGGGATGGTTGGGATCGAGTGCAGGCATTCAACTAACGTTGATGTTGCTGGCGACCCTGGGGCTCGCTTTCCTGATCGCTGCGATAAGACTTTGGCCTGCTGATGATCCGCTGGTGCTAGCACACAGTCACGCCGACCTGCCCAGCAATCATCCGCACAGAGTAGAGTCCGGGCCAGAACATTCTCATCGGTATGTGATCGATGAATTACATCCGAGGTGGCCGGGTTACTGA
- a CDS encoding metal-sensing transcriptional repressor, which translates to MANEYKHQSHPEIVKRLKRANGHLQSVINMIEQEKPCLELAQQLHAVERAIQQAKRVLVQDHIEHCLDDAIGALEPEQQRRVDEFKAIARYL; encoded by the coding sequence ATGGCTAATGAATACAAACATCAGTCGCATCCAGAGATCGTGAAACGCCTTAAGCGGGCCAACGGGCACCTTCAGAGCGTGATCAACATGATCGAACAGGAAAAGCCCTGCCTGGAGCTTGCGCAACAGCTTCATGCGGTAGAGAGAGCCATCCAGCAGGCCAAACGTGTGCTGGTACAGGATCATATCGAGCATTGCCTGGACGACGCGATTGGAGCGCTGGAGCCTGAGCAGCAAAGGCGGGTTGATGAATTCAAGGCGATTGCACGTTATCTCTGA
- a CDS encoding HupE/UreJ family protein, with the protein MLSNLFDGHWRAHVGAGGHRLLWMILTIGLLGMSTDVLAHAVAQGDKGYIQEITGINLIAFTYLGAKHMVTGYDHLLFLLGVIFFLYRMQHIAIYVSLFALGHSTTMLLGVYFNVGINSYLIDAIIGLSIVYKALDNIGAYQRWFGFQPNTKAATLIFGFFHGFGLSTKIIEYDISPDGLIPNLLAFNVGVEIGQLVALAMILIFMSFWRKTDGFFRHAYTANVAMMSAGFLLMGYQLTGYFVA; encoded by the coding sequence ATGTTGTCAAATCTCTTTGACGGCCATTGGCGCGCGCATGTCGGCGCCGGCGGACACCGTCTGTTATGGATGATCCTGACCATTGGCCTGTTGGGCATGAGTACTGACGTGCTCGCCCACGCGGTTGCCCAGGGAGACAAGGGGTACATTCAGGAAATCACCGGTATAAACCTCATTGCGTTCACTTACCTCGGGGCCAAACACATGGTCACCGGTTATGACCACCTGCTGTTCCTGCTAGGCGTCATCTTTTTCCTCTATCGCATGCAGCACATCGCGATCTACGTGAGCCTGTTCGCTCTGGGACATTCCACAACGATGCTGTTAGGTGTCTACTTCAACGTCGGCATCAACAGCTACCTCATTGACGCGATTATTGGCCTGTCCATTGTGTACAAGGCATTGGACAACATTGGCGCCTACCAACGCTGGTTCGGATTCCAGCCCAACACCAAGGCCGCAACTCTGATATTCGGGTTCTTCCACGGCTTTGGGCTCTCCACCAAGATCATTGAATACGACATCTCGCCGGACGGGCTGATACCCAACCTTCTTGCATTCAACGTGGGCGTCGAAATCGGTCAGCTCGTTGCGCTGGCCATGATCCTGATCTTTATGAGCTTCTGGCGCAAAACGGATGGCTTTTTCCGACACGCCTA